A window of Caldalkalibacillus uzonensis contains these coding sequences:
- a CDS encoding thioredoxin family protein — MSKNIAHKLGQGIAPQDFIDGMTVNRDKLTNWYDRFVWDEDKKAAFQQLRNRRDLRCAIIASDWCGDVVRNLPVVLRVVEEAGIPTEIFIMEKDLDLIDQFLTMGGRAIPKVLFTDQDGNVLAEWGPRPAYVQEPMVRFKQDNPDPKAPDYDEKKTAAYEEILKRYGKGTDYQKLIVDELYSLLSAV, encoded by the coding sequence ATGAGTAAAAATATTGCTCACAAACTAGGACAGGGGATTGCACCCCAAGATTTTATTGACGGAATGACTGTAAACCGCGACAAACTGACTAACTGGTATGACCGGTTTGTCTGGGATGAAGACAAAAAGGCGGCCTTTCAACAGTTAAGGAACCGCCGGGATCTGCGCTGTGCCATCATTGCCTCTGACTGGTGCGGAGATGTGGTGCGCAATCTGCCTGTTGTCCTTAGGGTGGTGGAAGAGGCGGGGATTCCCACGGAAATTTTTATCATGGAAAAAGACCTGGACCTGATCGATCAATTTTTAACCATGGGGGGCCGGGCCATCCCCAAAGTCCTGTTTACCGATCAGGACGGCAATGTGCTGGCTGAGTGGGGGCCGCGGCCCGCTTATGTGCAAGAACCTATGGTGCGCTTCAAGCAGGACAATCCGGATCCCAAGGCCCCGGATTACGACGAGAAAAAAACAGCAGCCTATGAAGAAATCTTAAAACGCTACGGAAAAGGGACGGATTATCAAAAGCTGATTGTGGATGAACTTTACAGTCTGCTGTCAGCGGTTTAA
- a CDS encoding NAD(P)/FAD-dependent oxidoreductase, with the protein MQTCIVVGGGILGASTAYHLAKAGAKVTLVDRQDPGQATDAAAGILCPWVTQRRNKAWYRLAKNGARYYPALIKELEEEGITDTGYARVGTLCLHTDEEKLDKIEERAYKRRQDAPEIGEITRLSPKETQDLFPPLREHYSAVHISGGARVNGRALREALVYVAKRYGASCLYGDAALVAEDNHVIGIQVNGEKLYADQMIVTTGAWAKGLLQPLGVHFLVAPQRAQIVHLELPDTDTSKWPVVMPPANKYILSFAGGRVVIGATHEDHVGFDPRVTAGGLHEILNKALEIAPGLANGTLLETRVGFRPLTPGFLPVIGPVPGYKGLLIANGLGASGLTVGPYLGAELAKLALGREMEIDITDYAVCSAIEND; encoded by the coding sequence ATGCAAACCTGTATTGTCGTTGGCGGCGGGATTCTCGGGGCATCTACCGCATACCACCTGGCTAAAGCTGGAGCAAAGGTGACATTAGTTGACCGTCAAGATCCAGGACAGGCTACGGATGCAGCAGCAGGCATTCTTTGTCCGTGGGTGACGCAACGCCGGAATAAAGCATGGTACCGGCTGGCTAAAAACGGGGCGAGGTATTATCCTGCTTTAATTAAAGAACTGGAGGAAGAGGGGATAACAGATACAGGGTATGCCCGGGTGGGGACCCTTTGCCTGCACACGGATGAAGAAAAGCTGGATAAAATAGAGGAAAGGGCGTATAAACGGCGCCAGGATGCTCCGGAAATAGGAGAAATTACGCGCTTATCCCCTAAGGAAACGCAAGATTTATTTCCACCGTTGAGAGAGCATTATAGCGCCGTACATATCAGTGGGGGCGCCCGTGTGAACGGCAGAGCCTTACGCGAAGCGCTTGTATATGTGGCCAAGCGCTACGGGGCTTCTTGCCTTTATGGTGATGCGGCACTGGTTGCCGAAGATAACCATGTGATTGGCATCCAGGTAAACGGAGAGAAACTATATGCTGATCAAATGATTGTCACAACGGGCGCCTGGGCAAAGGGGCTTTTACAACCACTAGGCGTTCACTTCTTAGTGGCTCCGCAAAGAGCCCAAATCGTTCACCTGGAACTCCCAGACACAGATACAAGTAAATGGCCGGTAGTCATGCCCCCCGCTAACAAGTATATTCTCTCCTTTGCAGGCGGCCGGGTTGTCATAGGAGCAACACACGAAGACCATGTTGGCTTTGATCCCAGAGTGACAGCCGGTGGCCTGCATGAAATCCTTAATAAAGCACTGGAGATTGCCCCTGGTTTAGCCAACGGTACGCTACTTGAAACAAGAGTGGGCTTTCGGCCACTGACTCCAGGCTTTCTTCCTGTGATAGGCCCTGTACCGGGTTATAAAGGGCTGTTAATAGCCAATGGACTCGGCGCCTCCGGATTAACGGTTGGGCCATATCTGGGGGCTGAACTGGCCAAGCTTGCTTTGGGAAGGGAGATGGAGATTGACATCACGGACTACGCTGTGTGTAGTGCCATCGAAAACGATTAA
- a CDS encoding O-methyltransferase: protein MWDGDEETGTLLSTLAAAKPGGRLLEIGTGVGVSTAWILQGMSDDAELVSVDLDEKAQAVARKYLGNDERVTFYTMDGEKFILENQDKSFDFIFADSWPGKFYVLDETLKLLKPGGL from the coding sequence TTGTGGGACGGTGATGAAGAAACCGGGACATTATTGTCCACATTGGCGGCGGCTAAACCTGGAGGACGTTTATTGGAAATCGGCACGGGAGTCGGTGTTTCAACGGCTTGGATTCTTCAAGGCATGTCAGATGATGCCGAATTGGTGTCTGTTGATTTGGATGAGAAAGCCCAGGCTGTGGCCCGCAAATATCTGGGGAATGATGAAAGGGTTACTTTTTACACCATGGATGGGGAAAAATTTATCTTGGAAAATCAGGACAAATCCTTTGATTTCATCTTTGCTGACTCATGGCCGGGGAAGTTTTATGTGTTGGATGAAACCTTGAAGCTGCTCAAGCCAGGTGGATTGTAA
- a CDS encoding SRPBCC domain-containing protein, whose translation MNQGRDQDDNKKETEPMFEIYTSIEIEATPKEVWKALTDTDRYSQWNPFIKRINGELKEGATIEVFIQPVGEKGMTFRPKVISCIPGQELRWLGKVFVPGLFDGEHGFEIEDLGEGKVKFIHKERFQGLLVPFLKSKLNNGTRKGFEAMNQALKSYVESDSNR comes from the coding sequence GTGAATCAAGGCCGCGATCAAGATGACAATAAAAAGGAGACAGAACCCATGTTTGAGATCTATACCTCAATTGAAATTGAAGCGACTCCTAAGGAAGTATGGAAGGCGTTAACAGATACGGACCGGTATTCCCAGTGGAATCCCTTTATCAAGCGCATCAATGGTGAGCTTAAAGAAGGGGCCACTATAGAAGTGTTCATTCAGCCTGTAGGAGAGAAGGGCATGACTTTCAGGCCTAAAGTGATCAGTTGCATCCCAGGTCAAGAGCTTCGCTGGCTGGGTAAAGTCTTTGTTCCTGGCTTGTTTGACGGTGAACATGGCTTTGAAATAGAAGATTTAGGGGAAGGGAAAGTGAAGTTTATACATAAGGAGAGATTTCAAGGACTGCTGGTGCCATTTCTTAAATCTAAACTGAATAATGGCACGAGAAAAGGGTTTGAAGCAATGAACCAAGCCTTGAAGAGTTATGTTGAGTCGGATTCTAATAGATAA
- a CDS encoding ABC transporter permease has product MPDERFCPISPVSLGAHMVYGLIVFLFSALVIAGFGWLFFDLNRPVYSGSVVLALIIPIFALFPFGMFVTSLARNNRAAAAISSLLLNLMLFLSGATFPLEMMPVFLQHVAKLLPLYYVVDLLRQTWNSTPITDQMLSVFVLIGIGVVSSVLAAKFFRWSN; this is encoded by the coding sequence GTGCCTGATGAACGCTTTTGCCCAATTAGCCCTGTATCTTTAGGCGCCCACATGGTTTATGGGCTTATTGTCTTTCTGTTTAGTGCATTGGTTATAGCTGGTTTTGGCTGGTTGTTTTTTGACTTAAACAGGCCGGTATATTCAGGGAGCGTTGTGTTAGCCCTGATCATACCGATCTTTGCTTTGTTTCCCTTTGGTATGTTTGTGACGTCTTTAGCCAGAAACAACCGGGCGGCAGCGGCCATTAGTTCCCTGTTGCTTAATTTGATGCTCTTTCTTTCCGGGGCAACTTTTCCCTTGGAAATGATGCCTGTATTCTTACAACATGTTGCCAAGCTACTACCCCTTTATTATGTTGTGGATCTCTTAAGGCAGACCTGGAACTCAACGCCTATCACTGACCAGATGTTATCTGTTTTTGTGTTGATTGGTATTGGCGTTGTTTCATCTGTGTTAGCTGCTAAATTCTTTCGATGGTCTAATTGA
- a CDS encoding ATP-binding cassette domain-containing protein, with protein sequence MDDAIVVQDLHKRYKDNYAVRGVSFTVKKGEIFGIVGPNGAGKTTTIEIMEGLRTRDQGKVQVLGLDPEENPWNCDNGLGCSFSLLPFTKGLKYLRPFNCSALFTNKGDL encoded by the coding sequence ATGGATGATGCCATTGTCGTTCAGGATTTGCATAAAAGGTATAAAGATAATTATGCAGTGAGAGGGGTTAGTTTTACAGTTAAAAAAGGAGAAATTTTTGGCATTGTCGGACCGAACGGAGCTGGTAAAACCACGACGATTGAGATCATGGAAGGGTTACGGACACGGGATCAAGGCAAGGTACAGGTGCTGGGATTAGATCCGGAAGAAAATCCTTGGAACTGCGACAACGGATTGGGGTGCAGTTTCAGTCTACTTCCATTCACGAAAGGATTAAAATATCTGAGGCCATTCAACTGTTCAGCTCTTTTTACCAACAAAGGGGACCTGTAG
- a CDS encoding histidine phosphatase family protein, with the protein MSELGIKQALWLRDALMNEKIDIIFSSSSPRAYQTAQLIRGNRPITIAKCDEFKEINLGVWEGKRQEDVMAENPEQFEYFWNQPSQFQVTGSETFEDVQQRALLKLDEIMQDYKGKNVLIVTHTVVVKILMAYFEGRELDLIWNHPYIHPACLCKVEIADEQAHILLHGDISHYQENIHLQAEAKTANREKGVIWKE; encoded by the coding sequence TTGTCTGAATTAGGGATAAAGCAAGCATTATGGTTAAGGGATGCCTTGATGAATGAGAAAATCGACATCATATTTTCCAGTTCCAGCCCTAGAGCTTATCAAACGGCCCAACTCATCCGCGGGAACAGACCCATCACGATCGCCAAGTGTGATGAATTTAAAGAAATTAATTTAGGCGTATGGGAAGGAAAAAGGCAAGAAGATGTGATGGCTGAAAACCCTGAGCAATTTGAGTATTTTTGGAACCAACCCAGCCAATTTCAAGTCACAGGCAGTGAAACATTTGAAGATGTCCAACAGAGGGCGCTGCTTAAATTAGATGAAATCATGCAGGACTACAAGGGAAAAAACGTTTTAATTGTTACCCATACAGTTGTGGTCAAAATTTTAATGGCCTATTTTGAAGGGAGGGAGCTTGACCTGATTTGGAACCATCCCTATATCCATCCCGCTTGTTTATGCAAGGTGGAGATCGCAGATGAACAGGCTCATATTCTCCTCCATGGGGACATCAGCCATTATCAGGAAAACATCCACCTCCAGGCTGAAGCTAAGACTGCCAACCGTGAGAAGGGAGTCATTTGGAAAGAGTAA
- a CDS encoding NUDIX hydrolase, translating to MFAYTLCFIRRDNHILMLNRAKAPWQGMWNGIGGKIDPGESPDTSMKREIAEEAGLNIEPVLRGCVTWNVDHARYGGMYVYTAELDSDIPYITPKQNDEGILDWKPINWVLDPENLGIVSNIPKFLPALFEEQDMYEHHCVYQGNQLVDYVRKQWAPNLIKG from the coding sequence GTGTTTGCGTACACGCTCTGCTTCATAAGAAGGGATAACCACATTCTCATGCTTAACAGGGCAAAAGCGCCTTGGCAAGGCATGTGGAACGGGATTGGCGGGAAGATAGACCCCGGTGAGTCTCCTGACACAAGCATGAAAAGAGAGATAGCTGAAGAAGCGGGGTTAAACATAGAGCCGGTTTTAAGAGGTTGTGTGACATGGAACGTCGATCATGCCCGTTACGGGGGCATGTATGTTTACACCGCTGAACTGGACAGTGACATCCCATACATAACCCCAAAGCAAAATGACGAGGGGATTTTAGATTGGAAACCTATCAATTGGGTTTTAGATCCTGAAAATTTAGGCATAGTCAGCAACATTCCTAAATTTTTACCCGCGTTATTTGAGGAGCAAGATATGTATGAACATCATTGTGTCTATCAGGGCAATCAGCTGGTCGATTATGTAAGGAAACAATGGGCTCCAAACTTAATCAAGGGGTAG
- a CDS encoding flavin reductase family protein: MFYQTQELSGKECYQLLNSLVTPRPIAWVSSLSADGVVNLAPHSYFTVVCTYPPMIGFTAGGPKDTPRNIQATKEFVVNVVTEELTERMNLTAVEFPPEVSELEEVGLTAEPSRFVRVPRVKESPMHMECRLVDIHEYGPRPAYFIIGEVLAFHIDPQVTRNGKADPALLKAVGRMGGAYYTRTTDHFQLPRVGYEEYQQRYKHKRP, from the coding sequence ATGTTTTATCAAACACAGGAATTAAGCGGCAAGGAATGTTACCAATTGTTAAACAGCCTGGTCACGCCCCGGCCCATTGCCTGGGTCAGCAGTCTGAGTGCAGACGGGGTGGTTAATTTGGCTCCACACAGCTATTTCACGGTGGTCTGCACTTATCCGCCTATGATCGGTTTTACAGCTGGCGGGCCTAAAGATACGCCCCGCAACATTCAAGCGACCAAAGAGTTTGTGGTTAATGTGGTTACGGAAGAATTGACTGAGCGGATGAATTTGACCGCTGTGGAGTTTCCGCCTGAGGTGAGTGAGCTGGAGGAGGTCGGTTTGACAGCTGAACCTTCCCGTTTCGTCCGTGTTCCCAGGGTGAAGGAATCTCCAATGCACATGGAATGCCGTTTGGTTGATATTCATGAGTACGGTCCGCGGCCCGCTTATTTTATTATCGGGGAAGTGTTGGCTTTTCATATTGACCCCCAAGTCACACGTAACGGGAAAGCTGATCCCGCTTTATTGAAAGCGGTGGGCCGCATGGGAGGAGCTTACTACACCCGGACCACAGATCATTTTCAACTCCCAAGAGTCGGTTATGAGGAGTATCAACAGCGCTATAAGCACAAAAGACCATGA
- a CDS encoding DUF456 domain-containing protein produces the protein MESAVWDIVWWLVIISLFVLSMAGLMYPVIPSILLIWAGFAIYQLAVAPALPTSFWAVMAVFTLFVFVADYVSNLYFVRKYGGSKVSQWTAVGGLIVGPFLMGPVGLIVVPFLAVTLVELTRQQDPGQAVRVAVGTLLGFVSSTLFKLVVQLIMIGWFLWLVLV, from the coding sequence ATGGAAAGTGCTGTTTGGGATATTGTCTGGTGGCTGGTGATCATCAGTTTATTCGTACTCAGTATGGCAGGCCTTATGTATCCGGTGATTCCATCCATTTTGCTGATTTGGGCCGGTTTTGCCATTTATCAATTAGCGGTAGCGCCAGCTTTGCCAACCTCCTTTTGGGCCGTGATGGCTGTTTTCACACTGTTTGTCTTTGTGGCCGACTATGTGTCCAATCTCTACTTTGTCCGGAAATACGGCGGATCAAAGGTTTCCCAATGGACTGCTGTTGGCGGACTCATTGTGGGGCCTTTTCTGATGGGCCCTGTAGGCTTGATCGTGGTTCCTTTCCTGGCTGTCACATTGGTTGAGCTGACGCGGCAGCAAGATCCCGGTCAGGCCGTGCGGGTGGCTGTGGGGACGCTGCTTGGTTTTGTGAGCAGCACTTTGTTCAAATTGGTGGTCCAATTGATCATGATCGGCTGGTTTTTATGGCTGGTCTTGGTTTAA
- a CDS encoding PstS family phosphate ABC transporter substrate-binding protein, which produces MHQHLWTKMAIGVITIIFLLFAGFIGLVFTWLAGLLFYMPVVVIVTLGMIVFLILGLFKLVKPSTLRKWIIAFVALCIAVIGSYEIYKGYHNSIPTLTEQDVDLYDYQPFREGTKAVTLDDPATLQIKRELPVLDGATALYPLYAAFVQATYPEKEYDIYDSEVMCNQTTGAYKNLINGEVDIIFAAGPSEAQLRQAEERGVELKLTPIGREAFVFFVNKHNPVKGLTIEEIQPIYSGEITNWKEAGGNDEPIRAFQRPPDSGSQTALEKLMGDIPLMEPPTENVVAGMGSIIENTADYRNYRNALGYSFRYFATEMVNNGDIRFLEIEGVYPDKETIRSGEYPLAAEFYAITAGSDNPHVEALIDWILSEQGQYFVEKTGYVPVHNH; this is translated from the coding sequence ATGCATCAGCATTTATGGACTAAAATGGCCATTGGCGTTATCACGATTATCTTTCTGTTATTTGCTGGGTTTATCGGGCTTGTTTTCACCTGGCTGGCGGGGCTATTGTTTTACATGCCTGTGGTTGTGATCGTGACACTGGGCATGATTGTGTTTCTCATTTTAGGTTTGTTTAAACTGGTCAAGCCAAGTACCCTGCGCAAGTGGATCATTGCTTTTGTTGCCCTGTGTATAGCAGTGATCGGCAGTTATGAGATCTATAAGGGCTACCATAACAGTATCCCCACCCTCACTGAACAAGACGTTGATTTATACGATTACCAGCCCTTCCGAGAAGGAACAAAAGCAGTTACCCTAGATGATCCTGCCACTCTGCAAATAAAAAGGGAGCTGCCTGTCCTGGATGGGGCCACTGCTTTGTATCCATTGTACGCAGCTTTCGTTCAAGCCACTTATCCCGAAAAGGAGTACGACATTTATGACAGTGAAGTGATGTGTAACCAAACGACTGGTGCCTATAAAAATTTGATCAATGGTGAGGTGGACATCATCTTTGCAGCTGGTCCGTCAGAGGCACAGTTGCGTCAAGCCGAAGAGCGCGGTGTGGAGCTTAAGCTAACACCGATCGGCCGTGAAGCATTTGTTTTTTTCGTCAATAAACATAATCCGGTGAAAGGGCTCACCATCGAAGAAATTCAACCGATCTATTCCGGGGAAATCACGAACTGGAAGGAAGCCGGTGGGAATGATGAACCCATTCGTGCCTTCCAACGCCCGCCAGACAGCGGCAGTCAAACCGCGCTGGAAAAATTAATGGGAGATATCCCGCTGATGGAACCACCGACAGAAAATGTTGTGGCCGGCATGGGCAGCATTATTGAGAACACAGCGGATTACCGGAACTACCGCAACGCGCTGGGATATTCTTTTCGCTACTTCGCTACTGAAATGGTGAATAACGGGGACATACGCTTTTTAGAAATTGAGGGCGTTTACCCGGACAAAGAAACCATCCGCTCCGGAGAGTATCCCTTAGCCGCTGAGTTTTACGCCATAACGGCCGGAAGTGACAACCCGCATGTGGAGGCGTTGATCGACTGGATACTGTCTGAGCAGGGGCAATATTTCGTCGAAAAAACCGGCTATGTCCCCGTGCACAATCATTAA
- a CDS encoding PH domain-containing protein, whose protein sequence is MSTGMIVYIIMMSWTLIIVGGITFLMYKYEDYTLISGFANRTKEEQEQLIKNGYTQAVKRFLLTSTLILLITFVLSLFRIPWVMEAGFSVLTLHALGGMVYIQRYEVEHKKKRGYWLTGSISAVILIGMIGLLVWSFQPHTVSIDQEELHISGIYGVTIPLEEIEQVERLDRLPPVQMRTNGVAVRGLLKGDFLIEGYGAVRLFVRGEPSPVLYIETERRRIMLNGDEEQLDEWYKTLRAQLQVG, encoded by the coding sequence GTGTCAACGGGAATGATCGTCTATATTATTATGATGAGCTGGACACTCATCATTGTCGGTGGCATAACTTTTTTAATGTATAAGTATGAAGATTATACCCTGATCAGCGGCTTTGCCAACCGGACCAAAGAAGAGCAGGAACAATTGATCAAAAACGGGTATACACAAGCGGTCAAGCGCTTTCTGTTAACTTCTACACTAATATTATTGATAACTTTTGTCTTAAGTCTGTTCAGGATCCCGTGGGTGATGGAAGCAGGATTTTCGGTTCTCACTTTACATGCCTTAGGCGGCATGGTTTATATTCAGCGCTATGAGGTGGAGCATAAGAAGAAGAGGGGTTATTGGCTGACAGGGAGCATCAGTGCTGTAATATTGATCGGGATGATTGGGTTGCTGGTCTGGTCATTTCAGCCCCATACGGTAAGTATTGACCAGGAAGAACTGCACATCTCAGGGATATACGGTGTCACAATACCTTTGGAAGAAATTGAACAGGTAGAACGCTTAGATCGTCTGCCGCCCGTTCAAATGCGGACCAATGGCGTTGCCGTGCGCGGGTTGTTGAAGGGAGATTTCCTGATTGAAGGGTATGGTGCTGTGCGTTTGTTTGTCCGTGGTGAACCGTCTCCGGTGTTATATATTGAAACGGAAAGGCGGCGGATCATGCTTAATGGAGATGAGGAACAGCTGGATGAGTGGTACAAGACCTTGCGTGCCCAACTGCAAGTTGGCTAA
- a CDS encoding aminotransferase-like domain-containing protein: MKYAFAKRVRHLQSSAVREILKVVSEGNVISFAGGLPDEDLFPMEGIKEAFEKVFSSGKKSLQYIETEGYRPLREILIERMKKKGISGYSADEVLLTTGSQQAIDLFSKVFFNPGDIVLTENPTYLAALQVFESYEAHVIGVESDEYGMLPDDLEAKIKRYRPKCIYVVPTFSNPAGKVWSLERRRLLLKLAQKYHVVIFEDDPYGDIHFHKDEQYWPIAALDEGTHVLYTSTFSKTAVPALRTGWIVGPHQIIRIMSQAKQANDLHSNSLAQQALYYLCRDFDLDGHIDKLIDVYYARMTMMLNELEKANLPGLSYVVPKGGMFFWIELEEGMNTTEMLPKAVKKGVAYVPGAPFYVGRGKENALRLNFTHSTPEKIQKGMALLTAVVKEESRDCKLLE, from the coding sequence ATGAAGTATGCTTTTGCTAAGCGAGTTCGTCATTTGCAATCATCTGCGGTTCGTGAGATTCTAAAAGTAGTCAGCGAGGGAAATGTGATTTCATTTGCCGGTGGTTTGCCCGATGAAGATTTATTTCCGATGGAAGGCATTAAAGAAGCATTTGAAAAAGTGTTTTCCTCAGGAAAAAAATCGTTACAGTACATTGAAACAGAAGGGTACCGTCCGCTTCGGGAAATATTGATTGAACGCATGAAGAAAAAAGGGATTTCAGGGTACTCTGCAGATGAGGTCTTGCTAACCACGGGATCACAACAAGCGATTGATTTATTTTCAAAAGTGTTCTTTAATCCGGGAGACATTGTCTTAACCGAAAACCCTACATACTTGGCTGCATTGCAAGTGTTTGAATCGTATGAAGCTCATGTCATTGGTGTTGAGTCGGATGAGTACGGTATGCTTCCCGACGACTTGGAAGCAAAAATTAAACGGTACCGTCCAAAATGTATTTATGTGGTGCCGACATTCTCCAATCCAGCGGGAAAAGTATGGTCGCTGGAAAGGCGTAGGCTGCTCTTGAAACTCGCTCAAAAATATCATGTGGTTATTTTTGAAGACGATCCGTACGGAGACATTCATTTTCACAAGGATGAACAATATTGGCCAATCGCCGCTCTTGATGAGGGTACCCATGTGTTGTACACGAGCACGTTTTCCAAAACAGCCGTTCCAGCCTTGCGAACAGGTTGGATCGTCGGCCCTCATCAGATCATCCGCATCATGTCACAAGCCAAGCAAGCCAACGACCTTCATTCGAACTCATTGGCACAGCAAGCCTTATACTACTTATGCCGGGATTTTGATTTGGACGGTCATATTGACAAGTTGATTGATGTGTATTATGCACGGATGACGATGATGCTCAATGAATTAGAGAAAGCGAACCTTCCCGGGCTGTCTTATGTTGTGCCAAAAGGAGGTATGTTTTTCTGGATTGAGCTTGAGGAAGGGATGAATACGACTGAAATGCTGCCCAAAGCGGTTAAAAAAGGGGTTGCTTATGTGCCCGGAGCACCGTTTTATGTTGGCAGAGGGAAGGAAAATGCACTCCGATTAAATTTCACGCATTCGACGCCGGAAAAAATCCAAAAAGGGATGGCATTATTAACAGCTGTGGTCAAAGAGGAAAGTAGGGATTGTAAATTATTGGAATAA
- a CDS encoding siderophore ABC transporter substrate-binding protein, translating into MKRLALVMMVWMMVLVVTACGSGEGTGGSAETASGTTGESVAAGDAVEESVQETELTIAHQLGETTVPKNPEKVVVFDFGILDSLDKMGVPVTGVPQANIPPYLAKYEGDEYENVGSLKEPDFEKMSEIDPDLIIISGRQAEAYEELSKLGPTIFLGVDTTNYMASFKENMLTLGKIFDQESFVEEELHNIEAAVKELHEQASSSGQTALVILANDGNISAFGPGSRFGFVYDDFGFEAVDENIEASTHGMNVSFEYIAEQDPDYLFVIDRGAVLGGETSAQQMLDNELVANTKAYQQDQIVYLDANYWYLSGGGLVSVAEMIKQVKEAIN; encoded by the coding sequence ATGAAAAGATTAGCTTTGGTGATGATGGTCTGGATGATGGTTCTGGTGGTTACAGCTTGCGGCAGCGGGGAGGGGACAGGAGGATCGGCTGAGACGGCTTCAGGTACAACAGGAGAGTCCGTTGCAGCAGGGGATGCAGTTGAAGAAAGTGTCCAAGAAACGGAACTGACCATTGCTCATCAACTGGGTGAAACAACTGTGCCCAAAAATCCGGAAAAGGTGGTGGTGTTTGATTTTGGCATACTGGATTCATTGGATAAAATGGGTGTGCCAGTCACCGGGGTTCCACAGGCCAATATTCCGCCCTATCTGGCTAAATATGAGGGGGATGAGTATGAAAATGTGGGCAGTCTGAAGGAGCCAGATTTTGAAAAAATGAGCGAGATCGATCCCGATCTGATCATTATTTCCGGACGGCAGGCTGAGGCTTATGAAGAGTTAAGCAAGCTGGGCCCGACGATCTTTTTGGGTGTTGATACAACCAATTACATGGCTTCTTTTAAAGAGAACATGCTTACGTTAGGCAAGATTTTTGATCAGGAATCCTTTGTGGAGGAGGAACTGCACAACATCGAAGCAGCTGTAAAAGAATTGCATGAACAGGCCTCCTCCAGCGGTCAAACAGCCTTGGTCATATTGGCCAACGATGGGAACATCAGCGCCTTCGGACCTGGTTCACGGTTTGGTTTTGTCTACGATGATTTTGGGTTTGAAGCTGTGGATGAAAATATTGAGGCGTCCACGCATGGGATGAATGTCTCCTTTGAATATATTGCCGAACAAGACCCTGATTACCTATTTGTCATTGACCGGGGAGCAGTTTTGGGCGGCGAAACTTCAGCCCAGCAAATGTTGGACAATGAACTGGTGGCCAATACAAAAGCGTACCAACAAGATCAAATTGTGTATCTGGATGCTAATTACTGGTACCTGTCCGGCGGAGGACTGGTTTCAGTTGCAGAAATGATCAAACAGGTGAAGGAAGCGATTAATTAG